Proteins from a genomic interval of Lolium perenne isolate Kyuss_39 chromosome 1, Kyuss_2.0, whole genome shotgun sequence:
- the LOC127323088 gene encoding uncharacterized protein, which translates to MEIKTKNARGLLLVLFLGQLVAFSLAAGNFTSSLVANLGVNAPLTQSFFVYLLLTLVYVPILFHRRQKPRIPWYWYLAITFIDVQGNYLFVEAYQYSSITSITLLDCWTIVWVIILTWYVLGTRYSFWQFLGAGTCVAGLCLVLLSDARSPDVQDPGKIPLLGDALVIAGTVCYAFTNIGQEYCVKKNDRVELVAMLGLCGVLVTGVQIFLFERKNLEAVAWSPTMISLFAGYAAATFMFYNITPFVLKMSGSTLLNLSLLTSDMWAVAIRVFLYQQQVNWLYYGAFAVVAIGLIIYSLNESSSGGGTAESTEAVAQYQQLPSEDNSKGSCSNLDGQERKQQKEAHIC; encoded by the exons ATGGAGATCAAGACCAAGAACGCAAGGGGCCTGCTGCTCGTCCTCTTCCTCGGCCAGCTTGTGGCCTTCTCCCTCGCCGCCGGCAACTTCACCTCCTCCCTCGTTGCTAATCTTG GAGTTAATGCACCACTCACACAATCATTCTTCGTATACCTCCTCCTGACCTTAGTTTATGTACCAATCCTCTTCCATCGACGACAGAAGCCGCGG ATACCTTGGTATTGGTACTTAGCAATAACCTTCATTGATGTCCAGGGGAACTACCTGT TTGTAGAGGCGTACCAGTATTCATCCATCACTAGCATAACTTTGCTGGATTGTTGGACTATTGTGTGGGTCATAATACTCACCTGGTACGTACTAGGCACGAGATACTCTTTCTGGCAATTCCTGGGGGCAGGGACCTGCGTGGCAGGGCTATGTCTTGTGCTCCTTTCAGATGCAAGATCACCAGATGTGCAAG ATCCAGGTAAAATACCACTTCTAGGGGATGCGCTTGTGATTGCCGGGACAGTTTGTTATGCTTTTACCAATATTGGACAG GAATACTGTGTCAAGAAGAATGACCGAGTGGAACTTGTCGCGATGCTTGGATTATGTGGGGTGCTTGTCACTGGAGTTCAGAT ATTTTTATTTGAAAGGAAGAACCTAGAAGCAGTTGCCTGGTCTCCAACAATG ATAAGTTTGTTCGCCGGATATGCAGCTGCAACATTTATGTTCTACAACATTACTCCTTTTGTCCTTAAG ATGAGTGGATCAACGTTGTTAAACCTCTCACTGTTAACATCAGACATGTGGGCAGTCGCCATTCGAGTATTTTTGTATCAACAACAG GTAAACTGGCTGTACTATGGAGCATTCGCAGTTGTGGCCATTGGACTGATCATCTACTCACTGAA TGAGAGTTCATCAGGCGGTGGAACGGCTGAAAGCACAGAAGCTGTAGCTCAATATCAACAACTTCCGAGTGAGGATAACTCAAAAGGAAGTTGTTCTAATTTGGACGGTCAAGAAAGGAAGCAACAGAAGGAAGCTCACATCTGTTAG
- the LOC127323105 gene encoding uncharacterized protein, producing MEIKAKDAWSLLLVLFLGQLVAFSMAAASFASSLVANLGVDAPLTQSFFAYLLLALVYGAILLSRRQKLRIPWYWYLALAFVDVQGNYLVVKAYQYSSITSVTLLDCWTVVWVIVLTWYALGTRYSFCQFLGAGTCVAGLGLVLLSDAKSPNEQDPSKMPLLGDTLVIAGTVCFAFSNVGQEYCVKKNDRVELVAMLGLFGVLVSTIQIFIFERKSLEAAAWSPTMISLFAGFAVALFMFYTITPLVLKMSGSTLFNLSLLTSDMWAVAIRVLFYQEQINWLYYVAFTVVAIGLIIYSLNERSSGDGTAASTEESDQYQQLPSEDNSTESGHSLGRQERKQQEETHIC from the exons ATGGAGATCAAGGCAAAGGACGCATGGAGCTTGCTGCTCGTGCTCTTCCTCGGCCAGCTCGTGGCcttctccatggccgccgccagcTTTGCCTCCTCCCTCGTCGCTAATCTTG gagttgatgcgccactcACACAATCGTTCTTCGCATATCTCCTTTTGGCCTTAGTTTATGGGGCAATCCTTTTGAGTCGACGACAGAAGCTACGA ATACCTTGGTATTGGTACTTAGCGCTGGCCTTTGTCGATGTGCAGGGGAACTATCTGG TTGTCAAGGCGTACCAGTACTCGTCCATCACCAGCGTAACATTGTTGGATTGTTGGACTGTTGTATGGGTTATCGTACTCACCTGGTACGCACTAGGCACAAGATATTCTTTCTGCCAATTTCTGGGGGCGGGGACCTGCGTGGCAGGGCTAGGTCTTGTGCTCCTTTCAGATGCAAAATCTCCAAATGAGCAAG ATCCAAGTAAAATGCCACTTCTAGGGGATACCCTTGTTATTGCTGGGACAGTTTGTTTTGCGTTTAGCAATGTTGGGCAG GAATACTGTGTCAAGAAGAATGATCGAGTAGAACTTGTTGCAATGCTTGGACTATTTGGGGTGCTTGTCAGTACAATTCAGAT ATTTATATTCGAAAGGAAGAGCCTAGAAGCAGCTGCCTGGTCTCCAACAATG ATAAGCTTGTTCGCAGGATTTGCCGTTGCACTATTTATGTTCTACACCATTACTCCGTTAGTTCTTAAG ATGAGTGGATCAACATTGTTTAATCTCTCACTATTAACATCTGACATGTGGGCAGTTGCCATTCGAGTATTGTTCTATCAAGAACAG ATAAACTGGCTGTACTATGTAGCATTCACAGTTGTGGCCATTGGATTGATCATCTACTCGCTGAA TGAGCGTTCTTCGGGCGATGGAACAGCTGCAAGTACAGAAGAATCGGATCAATATCAACAACTTCCAAGTGAGGATAACTCAACAGAAAGTGGTCATAGTTTGGGCAGGCAAGAAAGGAAGCAACAAGAAGAAACTCACATATGTTAG